A part of Aspergillus flavus chromosome 1, complete sequence genomic DNA contains:
- a CDS encoding putative conidiation-specific protein (Con-10) (conidiation-specific protein 10), which produces MASNTNPGNFSNRPHEEVENIARKGGQSSHSGGFASMDPEKQRNIASKGGQASSGSFKPGDPRAREAGQKGGSRTQYDMDQPEE; this is translated from the exons ATGGCCTCGAACACGAACCCCGGAAACTTCAGCAACCGTCCCCACGAGGAGGTTGAGAACATTGCCCGCAAGGGTGGTCAGAGCTCCCACTCGGGAGGGTTTGCCAGCATGGACCCTGAGAAGCAG AGAAACATCGCTTCCAAGGGTGGACAGGCTTCGAGCGGAAGCTTCAAACCCGGTGATCCTAGAGCCCGTGAGGCTGGCCAGAAGGGCGGTTCGAGAACTCAATACGATATGGACCAACCCGAGGAGTAA
- a CDS encoding putative thioredoxin — MPVTAIESYQQFQELITGDKPVLIDFWATWCGPCRAISPVFEEMSNAEGLDNVGFYKVDVDAQEQIAQEVGIRAMPTFMLFRNGAKVGDLVGANSQGLTELVKKATALP; from the exons ATGCCTGTTACAGCTATCGAATC ATACCAACAGTTCCAGGAGCTTATCACCGGTGATAAGCCTGTTTTAATTGATTTCTGGGCAACATGGTGTGGACCTTGCAGAGCAATCTCCCCTGTTTTTGAGGAAATGTCAAACGCCGAGGGCTTGGATAATGTCGGGTTTTATAAAGTTGATGTCGATGCACAAGAACAAATTGCCCAAGAAGTTGGTATTAGAGCAATGCCTACTTTCATGCTCTTTCGCAATGGTGCCAAAGTTGGCGATCTGGTTGGAGCTAATAGCCAAGGATTGACAGAGCTTGTTAAAAAGGCAACTGCTCTCCCCTAA
- a CDS encoding putative ABC ATPase encodes MLPAALLRAMADKLVPGIPHSTRIAILQQTETASEEDVKDFAAEEAENKHKTVLQYVLSSDHSRNEVVQKMNFLSKAFETEDPMQPVSAIRKVRHDKAEKELFLAQKNASLKSGARGLQARKDLKAAEDKFQASLEILNQEKELIDADTVQEDTQAAVDTLQDLQAQFEAMKVVDIEQQARQILIGLGFHETTFDKPFLTLSGGWRMRCMLASVLIQSPDFMILDEPTNFLDLLGVVWLENYLRQLKDTSQTTIILVSHDRDFVNAVCEEIIILRDQKLTYFKGNLSAYEKDFEEQKLYWGRMKEAQERQIAHMEATIRETTKTGKKTNDDNKLRMAKSRQKKLDDRMGVQVSATGGRFKLNRDRAGWHSSSREEIEVPTDEKGTSLILPDATELRYPGPLISAEGIVFKYKPNGAPVLDGVDLVMHMGDRVGLMGLNGCGKSTLIRLLVGNALPTKGKISTHSRLKLGYYAQHSIEDLQEQGQTDPNLTALGLMAKETDGTMSEGHLRGLLSSLGLQGRIASDVPVSRLSGGQLVRLALAKVIWNSPHLLVLDEITTHLDFHTVTALASALSSFNGAILLVSHDRFLVRSVIEGKRDEEHQLDDDFEGIDDEMDESQSRRRAVYVLKGGKLKEQNKGVEQFEQSLVKRVQKMLPAQG; translated from the exons ATGTTACCTGCAGCGCTCTTACGAGCTATGGCAGACAAACTCGTCCCTGGTATTCCACATTCGACACGGATAGCTATCTTGCAACAGACAGAGACCGCGTCGGAAGAGGACGTCAAGGACTTTGCcgccgaggaagcagaaaACAAACACAAGACAGTCCTTCAATATGTTTTGAGCAGTGATCATTCCCGGAATGAAGTGGTTCAGAAGATGAACT tCCTGTCCAAGGCCTTCGAGACAGAGGACCCGATGCAACCGGTCAGCGCTATTCGCAAAGTCCGTCATGACAAGGCTGAAAAAGAGCTGTTTCTCGCCCAGAAGAATGCGAGCTTGAAGAGCGGAGCCAGGGGCCTACAGGCGCGGAAGGACCTCAAAGCTGCCGAGGACAAGTTCCAAGCCTCACTAGAAAT ACTGAACCAGGAGAAAGAATTAATCGATGCCGATACAGTCCAAGAAGACACGCAGGCTGCGGTAGATACACTGCAAGACCTTCAAGCTCAATTCGAGGCT ATGAAAGTGGTCGATATTGAACAACAGGCGCGTCAAATTCTGATTGGTTTAGGCTTCCACGAGACCACGTTCGATAAACCATTCCTAACCTTATCCGGAGGCTGGCGTATGCGATGCATGCTGGCAAGTGTCCTTATCCAGAGCCCAGATTTCATGATCCTCGATGAACCGACAAATTTCTTGGACTTGCTAGGAGTAGTTTGGCTTGAGAACTATCTCCGGCAGCTGAAGGACACGTCACAGACCACTATAATCTTGGTTTCCCACGATAGGGACTTCGTAAATGCCGTCTGCGAAGAGATCATCATTCTAAGGGATCAGAAGCTCACATACTTCAAAGGTAATTTGTCGGCCTACGAGAAAGATTTTGAAGAACAAAAGTTGTACTGGGGTCGTATGAAGGAGGCACAAGAGCGCCAGATTGCTCACATGGAAGCAACCATTCGTGAAACAACCAAGAcagggaagaaaacaaatgatGATAACAAATTGCGTATGGCTAAGTCGCGGCAAAAGAAACTGGATGACAGGATGGGCGTCCAAGTGAGTGCGACAGGAGGGCGGTTCAAACTGAATCGAGACCGAGCTGGATGGCATTCGAGTTCTCGAGAAGAGATCGAGGTCCCGACAGACGAAAAGGGTACTTCATTGATCCTACCTGACGCCACGGAGCTGCGGTATCCAGGCCCGCTTATTTCTGCGGAAGGGATTGTTTTCAAGTATAAGCCGAATGGAGCACCAGTATTGGATGGAGTGGACCTTGTCATGCATATGGGGGATCGAGTTGGCCTCATGGGTCTCAATGGATGCGGAAAGTCCACATTAATCCGTCTCCTTGTTGGAAATGCGTTGCCGACTAAGGGAAAGATATCAACACATTCGAGACTAAAGCTCGGCTACTATGCACAGCACTCAATAGAGGACCTGCAAGAACAGGGTCAAACTGACCCTAACTTAACCGCATTAGGCCTTATGGCTAAGGAAACTGATGGGACAATGAGTGAAGGTCACCTGAGGGGTTTGCTATCAAGCTTGGGTCTCCAGGGCCGAATCGCCTCCGATGTACCTGTGTCTCGTCTATCCGGCGGTCAACTT GTCCGTTTAGCATTGGCGAAAGTCATTTGGAATTCTCCACATTTGCTCGTCTTAGACGAAATCACTACCCATCTGGATTTCCATACTGTTACAGCCCTCGCATCTGCGCTATCTTCTTTCAACGGGGCGATTCTCTTAGTATCACATGATCGGTTCCTGGTCCGTTCGGTCATAGAAGGCAAACGTGACGAGGAACATCAACTGGACGATGACTTTGAGGGTATTGACGACGAGATGGACGAGTCTCAGAGCCGAAGGCGAGCTGTGTATGTCCTGAAGGGCGGAAAGCTCAAGGAACAGAACAAAGGGGTAGAGCAGTTTGAACAGAGCTTGGTGAAACGTGTGCAGAAGATGCTTCCGGCGCAGGGGTAG
- a CDS encoding ankyrin repeat-containing domain protein: protein MMPHYHIQHRTTALTLASKRRCADIVKLLLKTRFDVSARLQGKSAIQLVARYGYAEVIALLLDAGAEVERRENSLWCAIDCNKAHLIPLLFQHRSNIEAEAYECKRLLHRAAMQGNVAALETLLTSGAKKKCQICMGTSSPASCSPRRCHCCNTYAPAVGSRYSRPR, encoded by the exons ATGATGCCTCACTATCATATTCAACACAGAACAACGGCCTTAACTCTTGCTTCTAAGCGTCGTTGTGCGGACATAGTCAAGCTACTTCTGAAGACCCGATTTGATGTCTCAGCACGACTACAGGGGAAATCTGCGATACAGCTAGTTGCAAGATACGGCTACGCAGAGGTGATAGCTTTGCTTCTGGATGCCGGGGCAGAAGTGG AACGTCGTGAAAATTCACTGTGGTGTGCGATTGACTGCAATAAGGCCCATCTGATACCTTTGCTTTTTCAGCATCGTTCAAACATAGAAGCGGAAGCTTACGAGTGCAAGAGGCTCCTTCACCGGGCAGCTATGCAGGGAAACGTTGCAGCGCTTGAAACTCTCCTCACTTCTGGcgctaaaaaaaaatgccaGATATGCATGGGAACAAGCAGCCCTGCATCATGCAGCCCTAGAAGGTGCCACTGTTGCAATACTTACGCTCCTGCGGTAGGGTCTAGATATTCACGCCCGAGATAA
- a CDS encoding molybdopterin cofactor, whose translation MMTGFLLSRRGLTASLPSLRRYPRTYLRQIGSGRNKAASQYSTASSPAENGKNDTKPLPATYFPNSETSTQKPSPRWTALKTAKPFSDFLTDTFNRQHDYLRISITERCNLRCVYCMPEEGIELSPPARLLTSPEIVYLSSLFVSQGVTKIRLTGGEPTVRKDIVPLMQSIGDLRRNGLRELCLTTNGISLHRKLEPMVEAGLTGVNLSLDTLDPFQFQIMTRRKGFDAVMKSIDKILELNKMGAGIKLKVNCVVMRGVNDREIIPFVEMGRDSPIEVRFIEYMPFDGNRWNQKKMLSYQEMLTVIREKYPTLEKVVDHKNDTSKTYRVPGFQGRVGFITSMTHNFCGTCNRLRITSDGNLKVCLFGNAEVSLRDTIRKANNGEPIDEATMNKLQLLEAADKAARINEEGGLVDERERELLEIIGMAVKRKKAKHAGMGELENMKNRPMILIDNGPMRTLTGSEQSRKWATSAGKRPWSSIPRHLLQSSSPRPGQVRYYHGDGRNVSSETEPSDLKRQGTATSLPTDSDPDLPHLNTSQNVHMTKISQKAVTERSATATCLVRFSKSRPWELLREGRGTRKGDVFSVARIAGIMAAKQTPDIIPLCHPGIGITGVEVDVTLVDPLPSPKDTDPSLKYGAMCVMATVSCLGRTGVEMEAMTATMGAALTVYDMLKAVDKGMVVDGVKLLEKKGGKSGHWIREEQVDPM comes from the exons ATGATGACTGGATTCTTACTGTCGCGACGCGGGTTGACGGCCTCTCTACCATCCCTTCGGCGGTATCCCCGCACCTACCTCCGACAGATAGGGTCTGGCAGGAACAAGGCAGCTTCGCAGTATAGTACGGCCTCCTCACCGgcagagaatggaaagaatGACACGAAACCTCTCCCCGCCACTTATTTCCCCAATTCTGAAACCTCGACCCAAAAACCTTCCCCGCGATGGACTGCCTTGAAAACCGCGAAACCATTTTCCGACTTCTTGACGGATACCTTCAACCGCCAACATGACTATCTCCGAATCAGCATCACCGAGCGTTGCAACCTCCGATGTGTGTACTGTATGCCGGAAGAAGGCATAGAGCTTTCGCCACCGGCTCGCCTGCTCACGTCCCCCGAGATAGTTTACCTGTCCTCCCTTTTCGTCTCGCAAGGGGTAACGAAGATCCGCTTAACAGGCGGTGAACCTACTGTCCGAAAGGATATTGTCCCTTTGATGCAGTCCATCGGCGATCTACGACGCAACGGGCTTCGAGAGCTATGCCTGACAACCAATGGAATCTCGTTACACCGAAAACTGGAACCTATGGTTGAGGCAGGTCTGACTGGGGTAAACCTCAGTCTCGATACTTTAGATCCCTTCCAGTTCCAAATcatgacgaggaggaaggggtTCGATGCTGTGATGAAAAGTATTGATAAAATCTTGGAACTAAATAAGATGGGGGCAGGGATAAAATTGAAAGTGAACTGTGTGGTAATGCGGGGGGTCAATGACCGGGAGATCATCCCGTTCGTTGAGATGGGCCGTGATAGCCCTATCGAAGTGCGATTTATTGAGTACATGCCATTTGATGGCAACCGGTggaaccagaagaagatgctATCATATCAGGAGATGTTGACGGTCATCCGAGAGAAGTATCCAACCCTGGAAAAGGTGGTGGATCATAAAAATGACACTAGTAAAACGTATCGGGTACCTGGATTTCAAGGTCGCGTTGGGTTTATCACTAGCATGACACATAATTTCTGTGGCACTTGCAATCGTCTACGCATCACATCCGACGGAAACTTGAAGGTCTGCCTGTTCGGCAATGCCGAGGTATCGTTACGTGACACCATCCGGAAAGCCAACAATGGAGAGCCCATCGATGAGGCTACAATGAATAAATTACAACTACTTGAGGCTGCGGACAAGGCCGCTCGTATTAATGAGGAGGGCGGACTGGTCGATGAAAGAGAACGAGAGCTTCTTGAAATTATTGGCATGGCTGTCAAACgaaagaaggccaagcatGCTGGGATGGGCGAGTTGGAGAACATGAAGAATAGGCCGATGATTCTCATTG ATAATGGACCCATGAGGACACTGACAGGCTCAGAACAGTCTAGAAAATGGGCGACATCCGCGGGAAAAAGGCCATGGTCCAGTATCCCGAGACACTTGCTTCAGTCCAGCTCGCCTCGTCCGGGCCAAGTTCGTTATTACCATGGGGATGGTAGGAATGTCTCATCTGAGACGGAACCGTCCGATTTAAAACGCCAGGGAACTGCGACGTCACTTCCTACGGATTCTGACCCGGATCTACCTCATCTCAACACCTCGCAAAATGTTCATATGACTAAGATCAGCCAAAAGGCTGTTACTGAACGTTCCGCAACAGCGACATGCCTTGTGCGCTTTTCTAAGTCCCGCCCGTGGGAGCTGCTTCGAGAGGGGCGCGGGACACGAAAGGGTGATGTGTTCAGTGTCGCACGTATTGCTGGTATTATGGCTGCCAAGCAGACACCGGATATTATTCCCTTGTGTCATCCAGGCATTGGAATTACAGGGGTTGAGGTGGATGTCACGCTCGTCGACCCCTTGCCCTCTCCGAAAGACACCGATCCGTCCCTGAAATACGGGGCGATGTGCGTAATGGCCACCGTGAGTTGCCTTGGCCGCACGGGGGTGGAAATGGAGGCGATGACCGCGACCATGGGAGCTGCGTTAACGGTGTATGATATGCTGAAGGCAGTTGATAAGGGAATGGTGGTTGATGGAGTGAAACTTcttgaaaagaaaggggggaaaagtGGTCACTGGATCCGAGAGGAGCAAGTTGATCCTATGTAG
- a CDS encoding putative potassium transporter: MAVVPPFNFITLHYAYFIVTSLVCSVIFWGASNPLRSVSYADALFMCVSAITGAGLNTVDLSSLNTFQQAILFALLMLGHAILISITVLFVRKRAFESKFKGISNRLAQYRESRPTSDLNVPLDEADFKVVNVQPSNMNAGHGDKAPGMTEVSPVENSTDLTSDDHIHWAEDDQITIGARRRSHHQSHRVFPMVGVGARPDLNNHPKDAIPNLPLREESDILRLKGIIQGTQKYFASRGFISRNSQFYGLTPDERERLGGVEYKAVSFLAVIVAVYWLMFLIIGMIGVGGWLEANHPDISRENGLSPFWTGAFFAVSAFVNSGMSLLDANMTALQKNVYPLLTMGLLILAGNTLYPCFLRFIIWSMRCMIPDQPAWKTWEVTLDFILDHPRRVYTNLFPRRHTWYLLGTIIVLNAIDWAGFEILAIGNQEIEQLPPGYRVLDGLFQALAVRSGGFYVVTISGLRQGLLVLYVLMMYVSAFPVLVTMRNTNVYEERSLGIYAHDDPESESEGQAKPGLFMSLVRHHLLGRQDVPSAEVSRSYFVHQQLRSQLSHDIWWIALAVLFISIAESPNFNRDPVSYSTFNIIFEVVSAYGCVGVSVGIPGRNSSFCSGWHTISKLILAAVALRGRHRGLPVAIDQAVMLPNDSLAWAEEEDAALRREKTRAWGVDKMPVGAV, from the exons ATGGCGGTGGTACCGCCTTTCAATTTTATCACGCTACACTATGCTTATTTTATCGTAACATCATTGGTCTGCAGTGTCATATTTTGGGGAGCTTCGAACCCGCTCCGTAGTGTCTCCTACGCTGATGCGCTGTTTATGTGTGTTAGCGCCATTACAGGCGCTGGACTGAACACT GTGGATTTATCTTCATTGAATACTTTCCAGCAGGCTATCCTTTTCGCGCTCCTGATGTTGGGGCACGCTATTCTCATCTCGATCACTGTTCTATTtgtgaggaagagggctTTTGAATCGAAATTCAAAGGCATTTCAAATAGATTGGCTCAATATAGGGAGTCTCGTCCCACATCTGATCTAAACGTTCCGCTAGATGAAGCGGACTTCAAGGTTGTCAATGTGCAGCCCTCAAACATGAATGCCGGTCATGGCGACAAGGCCCCCGGGATGACTGAAGTCAGTCCCGTAGAGAACTCAACTGATTTGACCAGTGATGACCATATACACTGGGCTGAAGATGATCAGATAACTATTGGTGCACGAAGACGCTCACACCATCAAAGCCACCGAGTGTTCCCTATGGTGGGCGTTGGCGCTCGGCCTGATCTGAATAATCATCCGAAAGATGCTATTCCCAACCTGCCTCTGCGAGAGGAGAGTGACATATTACGGCTGAAGGGCATAATCCAAGGGACGCAAAAGTATTTCGCGTCCAGAGGCTTCATCTCCCGAAACTCCCAGTTTTATGGGCTCACCCCCGACGAACGCGAGAGACTTGGCGGAGTTGAATACAAGGCAGTTTCGTTCTTGGCAGTTATAGTCGCCGTCTACTGGCTGATGTTCTTGATCATCGGTATGATCGGCGTAGGAGGATGGCTCGAAGCGAATCATCCAGATATATCTCGGGAGAATGGTCTGTCGCCTTTCTGGACAGGCGCGTTCTTCGCTGTTTCTGCATTTGTGAACAGCGGTATGTCCCTTTTGGATGCCAATATGACTGCACTGCAAAAGAA TGTGTACCCACTTCTCACTATGGGGTTGCTAATCCTCGCCGGGAACACCCTCTACCCCTGCTTCCTGAGGTTTATAATTTGGTCTATGAGATGTATGATTCCAGACCAACCGGCATGGAAGACATGGGAAGTTACTCTAGACTTTATCCTGGACCATCCTCGAAGG GTATATACGAACCTTTTCCCGAGACGCCACACATGGTATCTGCTAGGAACCATCATTGTCTTGAATGCTATTGATTGGGCCGGTTTCGAAATACTTGCGATCGGAAATCAAGAAATCGAGCAGTTGCCACCAGGCTATCGAGTCCTGGATGGCTTGTTCCAAGCGTTAG CCGTACGCTCTGGAGGATTTTACGTAGTAACCATATCCGGACTCCGACAAGGGTTACTCGTTCTATACGTTCTCATGATGTACGTGTCGGCATTCCCCGTACTGGTGACCATGAGAAACACCAACGTCTACGAAGAACGCTCCCTGGGCATCTACGCCCACGATGACCCGGAATCTGAGTCCGAAGGCCAAGCCAAACCAGGCCTCTTCATGAGTCTTGTGCGACACCACCTCCTCGGACGACAGGACGTCCCCAGCGCCGAAGTTTCGCGCAGCTACTTCGTCCACCAACAACTGCGTTCCCAACTAAGCCACGATATCTGGTGGATTGCCCTAGCAGTCCTCTTCATTTCCATCGCCGAATCGCCCAATTTCAATCGCGATCCTGTCAGCTACTCCaccttcaacatcatctttGAAGTTGTTTCCGCCTACGGCTGCGTCGGCGTCAGCGTCGGCATCCCCGGCAGGAACAGCTCCTTTTGCAGCGGGTGGCACACCATCAGCAAATTGATCCTGGCGGCGGTTGCCCTCCGTGGACGTCATCGTGGTCTTCCCGTGGCTATCGATCAGGCTGTCATGTTACCAAATGATTCCCTCGCCTGggctgaagaggaagatgctgCGCTGAGACGGGAAAAAACTCGTGCTTGGGGTGTGGACAAAATGCCTGTTGGGGCTGTCTAA
- a CDS encoding putative ribosome assembly protein Noc2 — translation MAGSQKKSTKKFEKKHLKDVLERRKAAAKIKQRNHLKDKRKADNAKARADAQDSADEHPEETKKQDAFAQMNVDDFFSGGFDIADADAGQAKKAKKKDVTPKTGKRKRTEEQKDEDEASAASSSGEEDGVPSDDEAASDASGSDDFEAHKDQLEALKEKDPEFYKYLKENDAELLDFGDHGDLAEVDELSEAEEEQPAKKKKKAAREEGDEQTPDNTLTIAMVKKWQKLMEEQNSIRAMRQAVLAFRSAAYLNDVEAQEQKYSIRESDVYHEVLVTALGSVPRVLSHHLPVKETASGKVKVSMDSKKFKTLTPLIKSYTSSVHQLLTNLSDAQTLKLTLSSIEPMLPYLLQFRKLLKVLIKTIVGIWADVSTTEATRITGFLLLRRLMVIGDAGLKETVLKATYEGVVKGSRNTTVHTLAGVNLMKNSAAELWGIDQNVSYTTGFNFIRQLAIHLRSSITNTSKESYKTIYNWQYVHSLDFWSRVLSQHCDGLAEAKAGKQSAMRPLIYPVVQITVGAMRLIPTATYFPLRFQLTRALLRLSRSTGTYIPLAPPLLEVLNLAEMRKPPKSSTLKQLDFNTAIRAPKSYLRTRVYQDGVGEQVAELLSEFFVLWTKHIAFPELSVPIVVSLKRWLKQVSARSGGNKNAKINQMILLLVQKVEANARWIEERRSSVTYTPRNRAEVENFLKDVDWESTPLGAFVKSQRKMREEKATLLEEARREEEKRRAEEKDADKEDVTMGGFSEGDEGSDDAEDGEDASSDGEEEDEEEEEDEDEVEFEEEED, via the coding sequence ATGGCCGGAAGTCAAAAGAAATCCACCAAGAAGTTCGAGAAGAAGCATTTGAAGGATGTCCTCGAACGGCGAAAGGCGGCTGCGAAAATCAAGCAGCGTAACCATCTGAAAGACAAACGCAAGGCCGATAATGCTAAGGCACGCGCCGACGCTCAGGATTCCGCAGACGAACATccagaagaaacgaagaagcaGGATGCTTTCGCTCAAATGAATGTGGACGACTTCTTTTCGGGCGGTTTTGATATTGCGGACGCCGACGCCGGTCAGGCTAAGAAGGCTAAGAAGAAGGACGTTACCCCTAAGACTGGAAAGCGCAAGCGCACAGAAGAGCagaaagacgaggatgaagcTTCTGCAGCTTCAAGCAGCGGAGAGGAAGACGGTGTCCCATCGGACGACGAAGCTGCCTCGGACGCCAGTGGATCCGACGATTTCGAAGCGCACAAGGATCAGCTTGAAgccttgaaggagaaggatcCGGAATTCTATAAATACCTTAAGGAGAACGATGCCGAGCTCCTGGACTTCGGCGACCATGGCGATCTCGCGGAAGTGGACGAGCTGAGTGAAGCGGAGGAAGAGCAaccggcgaagaagaaaaagaaggctgCCCGGGAGGAGGGAGACGAACAGACACCCGACAACACACTTACCATTGCTATGGTGAAGAAATGGCAAAAGTTGATGGAAGAGCAGAACTCGATAAGAGCAATGCGACAGGCTGTCCTCGCTTTCCGGTCTGCCGCCTATCTGAACGACGTTGAAGCCCAGGAGCAAAAATACTCTATCAGAGAATCTGACGTATACCATGAAGTTCTTGTTACCGCCCTTGGCTCTGTCCCTAGAGTTCTGTCGCATCATCTTCCCGTCAAGGAGACAGCCTCCGGCAAAGTCAAGGTGTCTATGGATTCGAAGAAGTTCAAGACGCTTACACCTCTTATCAAGTCCTATACCTCCTCCGTTCACCAATTGCTCACGAATTTGTCCGATGCACAGACACTGAAGCTCACACTCTCTTCTATTGAACCTATGCTCCCCTACCTACTTCAGTTCAGGAAGCTCCTGAAGGTTCTCATCAAAACCATTGTCGGTATCTGGGCCGATGTGTCCACAACAGAAGCCACACGTATCACCGGGTTCCTGCTGTTGCGCCGTCTCATGGTTATCGGAGACGCTGGGCTGAAGGAAACCGTCCTCAAGGCCACCTACGAGGGTGTTGTCAAGGGCAGCCGGAACACTACCGTCCACACTTTGGCCGGCGTGAACCTGATGAAGAACTCCGCCGCAGAGTTGTGGGGTATCGACCAGAACGTGTCCTACACCACGggcttcaacttcatccgcCAACTTGCCATCCATCTCCGTAGCAGCATCACAAACACCTCCAAGGAGTCCTACAAGACGATCTACAACTGGCAATACGTGCACTCACTTGACTTCTGGTCCCGCGTTCTCTCACAGCACTGCGATGGCCTCGCCGAAGCTAAAGCCGGCAAGCAATCCGCCATGCGCCCTCTCATCTACCCCGTCGTCCAGATCACCGTCGGCGCGATGCGACTCATCCCCACCGCAACATACTTCCCTCTCCGCTTCCAACTCACCCGCGCCCTCCTCCGTCTCTCCCGCTCCACAGGAACCTACATCCCACTGGCCCCACCCCTCCTCGAGGTCCTCAACCTCGCCGAGATGCGCAAGCCCCCGAAATCAAGCACCTTGAAACAACTCGATTTCAACACCGCCATCCGCGCCCCGAAATCCTACCTCCGCACTCGCGTCTACCAAGACGGCGTCGGCGAACAGGTCGCCGAGCTCCTCTCTGAGTTCTTCGTCCTGTGGACCAAGCACATCGCTTTCCCCGAACTCTCCGTCCCCATCGTGGTCTCCCTGAAGCGCTGGCTGAAACAGGTCAGCGCGCGTTCCGGAGGAAACAAGAACGCCAAGATTAACCAGATGATCCTCCTCTTGGTCCAGAAGGTCGAGGCCAACGCCCGCTGGATTGAAGAGCGCAGAAGCAGCGTCACTTATACCCCGCGCAACCGTGCGGAAGTGGAGAACTTCCTTAAAGATGTCGATTGGGAATCGACCCCGCTCGGTGCATTCGTTAAGTCTCAGCGGAAGATGCGTGAAGAGAAGGCTACCCTTCTTGAAGAGGCGAGACgtgaagaagagaaacggagagccgaggagaaggatgCTGATAAGGAAGATGTGACGATGGGTGGTTTCAGTGAGGGGGATGAGGGAAGCGATGATGCtgaggatggtgaggatGCCTCCTCTgatggtgaagaagaggacgaagaggaggaggaagatgaagatgaggtggagttcgaagaagaggaagattaG
- a CDS encoding vacuolar sorting protein (vacuolar protein sorting-associated protein Vps28, putative) gives MYAQRPLAYAPTPYSYTPNPALSASINLDEEVKLASSSAERDLYESLAEIYSIIVTLDGLEKAYIKDVVTEAEYTETCARLLKQYKSSLGDDTVANEFVDLETFKRTWGLECPRATERLRIGLPATVEQASHNAPAANMGPAAGPPGGASGSLILTATENFITFLDALKLNMVSKDALHPLLSEVIQSVNKVTDGDFENRGKIIQWLITLNQMRATEELSEDQARELSFDIEQAYQGFKSTLG, from the exons ATGTATGCCCAGCGCCCTTTGGCGTATGCGCCGACTCCCTACAGCTATACTCCTAACCCGGCCTTGTCTGCGTCCATCAATCTCGATGAG GAAGTTAAACTAGCCTCCAGCTCGGCCGAGCGCGATCTGTACGAGTCGCTGGCTGAAATCTACAGCATCATAGTCACGCTTGATGGTCTCGAGAAGGCTTACATTAAGGATGTGGTTACGGAAGCGGAGTACACAGAAACGTGTGCTCGGTTACTGAAGCAGTATAAGTCTAGTTTGGGTGACGACACTGTCGCAAACGAGTTTGTCGATCTGGAGACCTTCAAGCGAACCTGGGGG TTGGAATGTCCCCGTGCTACCGAACGTCTTCGTATCGGACTTCCTGCGACCGTCGAGCAGGCCAGTCACAACGCACCAGCGGCTAATATGGGGCCGGCAGCAGGCCCTCCTGGAGGTGCTTCAGGCAGCTTGATCCTGACGGCCACGGAGAACTTCATCACTTTCCTCGATGCGTTAAAGCTGAATATGGTGTCGAAGGATGCGCTCCACCCACTGCTCTCCGAGGTGATCCAGTCCGTCAATAAGGTGACAGACGGGGACTTCGAAAACCGGGGCAAAATCATCCAGTGGCTGATCACATTGAACCAGATGCGTGCGACAGAAGAACTGAGTGAGGATCAGGCAAGAGAGTTGTCCTTTGATATTGAACAAGCCTATCAAGGGTTCAAGTCGACATTAGGTTGA